A stretch of the Malus domestica chromosome 08, GDT2T_hap1 genome encodes the following:
- the LOC103453326 gene encoding carbon catabolite repressor protein 4 homolog 1-like isoform X1 codes for MAQESGSSESPNWRLILDFPSNAPVFGCRFQPYIRVVTPKGSFQFPPHENSCTWYRENVCSSSNQEKVRCFVHHDKLSTIQCRVCVGQNRHTKISYYCSNTCYMAAWNKHKLHHHFADPDPQAVKIIKSFGPYGSYPDLPGYPDDDSQPDEAVEQDGKTWIEMGPWEYYVPTEHDIGFCLRLKVEVVDSSTRTQLCPARIEVTDPVIYPPPHPPRCTMWNSCIADLKEHSSNDVTFRVLSYNILADYLATSGSNRHDYCPDWALSWAYRQQNLLYEIIDYDADILCLQEVQKDHFENFLKPELAKYGYSVVYKKKKTEIFTFKSQLTVDGCATFYRDQRFKEIATYELEFNNSAKPFVDSLDGEQKKEALRLLKDNVALVVILEMVENEGSSDGNRPRICVVANTHIHANVQNPDIKLFQVVTLIHALEKIAELKIPLLICADLNSLPQSDPYMFISKARVEILPIKETDKSGILQTLKLSHPLNLVSAYATFFQSDGVEDHQREKMDPETREPLFTSHTPSFFGTLDYIFYTAASLRLDSVLELLDKEGYLPSAKWSSDHIALMASFSLETSTYNRSSEPLPESLGQHPTFLHNNKVLQES; via the exons ATGGCTCAAGAATCTGGGTCGTCTGAGTCCCCCAATTGGAGACTCATTCTGGATTTTCCTTCAAATGCTCCTGTGTTCGGCTGCAGATTCCAGCCCTACATTCGTGTGGTCACACCCAAAGGCTCTTTTCAATTCCCGCCTCACGAGAATTCTTGCACCTG GTACCGAGAGAATGTTTGCTCGTCTTCCAATCAAGAGAAGGTTCGCTGTTTTGTCCACCATGACAAGCTGTCCACAATTCAGTGTAGAGTTTGTGTAGGTCAAAATCGACATACCAAGATAAGTTACTATTGCTCTAACACTTGTTATATGGCTGCCTGGAACAAGCACAAGTTGCACCATCATTTTGCAGATCCTGATCCACAAGCAGTGAAAATCATCAAGAGTTTTGGGCCTTATGGCTCCTATCCTGATTTACCTGGCTATCCGGATGACGATTCACAACCTGATGAGGCGGTGGAACAAGATGGGAAAACATGGATTGAAATGGGACCTTGGGAATATTATGTACCCACGGAGCATGATATTGGATTTTGTCTGAGGCTAAAAGTTGAAGTTGTTGATTCTTCAACGCGTACACAATTGTGCCCAGCAAGAATCGAAGTGACAGATCCTGTGATTTATCCTCCTCCTCATCCACCGCGTTGTACAATGTGGAACTCTTGCATCGCTGACCTCAAAGAACACTCTTCTAACGATGTAACATTTAGGGTGCTGTCCTATAATATTCTCGCTGATTATCTTGCTACTAGTGGTAGTAACCGGCACGATTACTGCCCAGATTGGGCTCTTTCATGGGCATATCGTCAGCAAAATTTACTTTATGAGATCATTGACTATGACGCAGATATCTTATGTCTCCAAGAG GTACAGAAAGATCATTTTGAGAATTTCCTCAAACCTGAGTTGGCAAAATATGGATACTCGGTTGtatacaagaagaaaaagaccGAG ATATTTACGTTTAAGTCCCAGCTTACAGTTGATGGATGTGCTACATTTTACCGTGATCAACGCTTCAAAGAAATTGCAACATATGAG CTTGAGTTTAATAATTCAGCAAAGCCCTTTGTAGATTCATTGGATGGTGAACAGAAAAAAGAAGCTCTCCGTCTGTTGAAG GACAATGTTGCACTTGTTGTTATATTAGAAATGGTGGAAAATGAGGGCTCTTCTGATGGCAATCGACCTAGAATTTGTGTGGTA GCAAATACCCATATACATGCAAATGTACAAAATCCAGACATTAAATTGTTCCAG GTTGTAACCCTCATCCATGCACTTGAGAAAATTGCCGAGTTGAAGATTCCCCTGCTGATTTGTGCAGATTTGAACTCTCTGCCTCAGAG tgatccttatatgttcATAAGCAAGGCCAGAGTTGAGATTCTTCCCATCAAGGAAACTGATAAATCGGGCATATTGCAGACACTCAAGCTTTCTCATCCATTGAATCTG GTAAGTGCATATGCAACTTTTTTTCAGTCTGATGGGGTCGAGGATCACCAACGTGAGAAGATGGATCCTGAAACCAGGGAGCCTTTGTTCACCAGCCACACACCATCCTTCTTTGGAACTTTAGATTATATATTCTACACAG CTGCTAGCTTGAGGCTTGACAGCGTATTGGAGCTTCTTGACAAAGAAGGTTACCTTCCATCTGCTAAATGGTCATCAGACCATATTGCCCTCATGGCAAGTTTTTCTCTTGAGACAAGCACTTACAATCGGAGCTCAGAACCTCTTCCAGAGAGCCTAGGGCAGCACCCAACATTTTTGCACAACAATAAAGTTTTACAGGAAAGCTGA
- the LOC103453326 gene encoding carbon catabolite repressor protein 4 homolog 1-like isoform X2, giving the protein MAQESGSSESPNWRLILDFPSNAPVFGCRFQPYIRVVTPKGSFQFPPHENSCTWYRENVCSSSNQEKVRCFVHHDKLSTIQCRVCVGQNRHTKISYYCSNTCYMAAWNKHKLHHHFADPDPQAVKIIKSFGPYGSYPDLPGYPDDDSQPDEAVEQDGKTWIEMGPWEYYVPTEHDIGFCLRLKVEVVDSSTRTQLCPARIEVTDPVIYPPPHPPRCTMWNSCIADLKEHSSNDVTFRVLSYNILADYLATSGSNRHDYCPDWALSWAYRQQNLLYEIIDYDADILCLQEVQKDHFENFLKPELAKYGYSVVYKKKKTEIFTFKSQLTVDGCATFYRDQRFKEIATYELEFNNSAKPFVDSLDGEQKKEALRLLKDNVALVVILEMVENEGSSDGNRPRICVANTHIHANVQNPDIKLFQVVTLIHALEKIAELKIPLLICADLNSLPQSDPYMFISKARVEILPIKETDKSGILQTLKLSHPLNLVSAYATFFQSDGVEDHQREKMDPETREPLFTSHTPSFFGTLDYIFYTAASLRLDSVLELLDKEGYLPSAKWSSDHIALMASFSLETSTYNRSSEPLPESLGQHPTFLHNNKVLQES; this is encoded by the exons ATGGCTCAAGAATCTGGGTCGTCTGAGTCCCCCAATTGGAGACTCATTCTGGATTTTCCTTCAAATGCTCCTGTGTTCGGCTGCAGATTCCAGCCCTACATTCGTGTGGTCACACCCAAAGGCTCTTTTCAATTCCCGCCTCACGAGAATTCTTGCACCTG GTACCGAGAGAATGTTTGCTCGTCTTCCAATCAAGAGAAGGTTCGCTGTTTTGTCCACCATGACAAGCTGTCCACAATTCAGTGTAGAGTTTGTGTAGGTCAAAATCGACATACCAAGATAAGTTACTATTGCTCTAACACTTGTTATATGGCTGCCTGGAACAAGCACAAGTTGCACCATCATTTTGCAGATCCTGATCCACAAGCAGTGAAAATCATCAAGAGTTTTGGGCCTTATGGCTCCTATCCTGATTTACCTGGCTATCCGGATGACGATTCACAACCTGATGAGGCGGTGGAACAAGATGGGAAAACATGGATTGAAATGGGACCTTGGGAATATTATGTACCCACGGAGCATGATATTGGATTTTGTCTGAGGCTAAAAGTTGAAGTTGTTGATTCTTCAACGCGTACACAATTGTGCCCAGCAAGAATCGAAGTGACAGATCCTGTGATTTATCCTCCTCCTCATCCACCGCGTTGTACAATGTGGAACTCTTGCATCGCTGACCTCAAAGAACACTCTTCTAACGATGTAACATTTAGGGTGCTGTCCTATAATATTCTCGCTGATTATCTTGCTACTAGTGGTAGTAACCGGCACGATTACTGCCCAGATTGGGCTCTTTCATGGGCATATCGTCAGCAAAATTTACTTTATGAGATCATTGACTATGACGCAGATATCTTATGTCTCCAAGAG GTACAGAAAGATCATTTTGAGAATTTCCTCAAACCTGAGTTGGCAAAATATGGATACTCGGTTGtatacaagaagaaaaagaccGAG ATATTTACGTTTAAGTCCCAGCTTACAGTTGATGGATGTGCTACATTTTACCGTGATCAACGCTTCAAAGAAATTGCAACATATGAG CTTGAGTTTAATAATTCAGCAAAGCCCTTTGTAGATTCATTGGATGGTGAACAGAAAAAAGAAGCTCTCCGTCTGTTGAAG GACAATGTTGCACTTGTTGTTATATTAGAAATGGTGGAAAATGAGGGCTCTTCTGATGGCAATCGACCTAGAATTTGTGTG GCAAATACCCATATACATGCAAATGTACAAAATCCAGACATTAAATTGTTCCAG GTTGTAACCCTCATCCATGCACTTGAGAAAATTGCCGAGTTGAAGATTCCCCTGCTGATTTGTGCAGATTTGAACTCTCTGCCTCAGAG tgatccttatatgttcATAAGCAAGGCCAGAGTTGAGATTCTTCCCATCAAGGAAACTGATAAATCGGGCATATTGCAGACACTCAAGCTTTCTCATCCATTGAATCTG GTAAGTGCATATGCAACTTTTTTTCAGTCTGATGGGGTCGAGGATCACCAACGTGAGAAGATGGATCCTGAAACCAGGGAGCCTTTGTTCACCAGCCACACACCATCCTTCTTTGGAACTTTAGATTATATATTCTACACAG CTGCTAGCTTGAGGCTTGACAGCGTATTGGAGCTTCTTGACAAAGAAGGTTACCTTCCATCTGCTAAATGGTCATCAGACCATATTGCCCTCATGGCAAGTTTTTCTCTTGAGACAAGCACTTACAATCGGAGCTCAGAACCTCTTCCAGAGAGCCTAGGGCAGCACCCAACATTTTTGCACAACAATAAAGTTTTACAGGAAAGCTGA
- the LOC103453327 gene encoding protein CURLY FLAG LEAF 1-like translates to MVSFQAHPLSPIQKKAIPDFENSSKKRKWDDDPYDHTEQLFEKRVKVPQSTPKSLFDIELHLETPLPLEWQRCLDIQSGQIHFYNTRTQMKTSRDPRRSPEPPTSPAADHHRRRRRPMSLDLELNLRSCDQSNANSDISSTHNFSALFMEPHRPTKSNPINLGFHVDHHHQQQQEMVATVCIKCHMLVMLCRSSPACPNCKYMHQLDQSPPNLFNFKPRRTSSFMC, encoded by the exons ATGGTTTCTTTTCAAGCTCATCCTCTTTCTCCAATCCAAAAGAAGGCAATCCCAGACTTTGAGAATTcatccaagaaaagaaaatgggacGACGATCCATACGATCATACGGAGCAACTTTTCGAAAAACGTGTGAAAGTACCACAAAGCACACCGAAATCCTTGTTTGATATCGAGCTTCACCTTGAGACTCCATTGCCTTTGGAGTGGCAAAGATGCCTTGATATTCAg TCGGGGCAGATACATTTTTACAACACAAGGACTCAGATGAAGACTTCAAGGGACCCAAGGAGGAGCCCTGAGCCACCAACTAGTCCAGCTGCTGATCatcatcgtcgtcgtcgtcgtcccATGAGCCTCGACCTGGAGCTCAACCTAAGATCATGTGATCAATCCAACGCTAATTCAGACATTTCATCAACACACAACTTCAGTGCTTTGTTCATGGAACCCCACAGACCAACAAAAAGTAACCCtattaatttagggtttcatGTTGATCATCACCATCAGCAGCAGCAGGAGATGGTGGCCACTGTGTGCATCAAGTGCCACATGCTGGTGATGCTGTGCAGGTCTTCTCCTGCATGCCCTAACTGCAAGTACATGCACCAACTTGATCAGAGCCCCCCAAACCTATTCAATTTCAAGCCAAGGCGTACTAGTAGCTTCATgtgttaa
- the LOC103414705 gene encoding sugar transport protein 5-like, protein MAVGSFAVDGPLAVTGIDGKITVSVVTTCIVAASCGLIFGYDIGISGGVTTMAPFLNKFFPEVLRKGGPPKNIYCVYDSQVLTAFTSSLYIAGLAASLVASRLARTIGRRNVMLLGGCTFFAGSAINGGAVNVAMLILGRILLGFGVGFTNQSAPIYLSEIAPPKWRGAFSTGFQFFIGIGVVASNCINYATAKHSWGWRLSLGLAIVPATIMTVGALFISDSPTSLVERNRVDQARKSLVKIRGKNDIEDELALLIKASEVARALNEEPFVTIFQRQYRPQLLIGALAVPFFQQLSGINIIAFYAPVLFQSVGFGNDSALIASIILGLVNLGSILVSTYMVDRHGRRFLFMEGGIQMVICQVGVAIVLAATTGTDGNGHISKGYAILVLVMMCFYAAGFGWSWGPLSWLIPSEIFPMKIRPTGQSMGLAVNFATTFVLSQTFLSMLCHFKYATFLFYGGWILVMTIFVALFLPETKGIPLDQVHTVWAKHWYWRRFVEGSPKVNANENE, encoded by the exons GAGGAGTAACTACAATGGCACCATTTCTGAACAAATTTTTCCCAGAAGTGCTGAGAAAGGGAGGGCCCCCAAAAAACATATATTGTGTGTATGATAGCCAGGTTTTGACAGCATTCACATCCTCCCTCTACATAGCGGGGTTGGCTGCGTCGCTTGTGGCCAGCCGTCTGGCCAGGACTATCGGCCGCCGGAATGTTATGCTTCTGGGTGGCTGCACCTTCTTTGCTGGATCTGCGATCAATGGTGGCGCCGTCAATGTTGCCATGCTTATTTTGGGCCGTATCTTGCTCGGTTTTGGGGTTGGTTTCACAAACCAA TCTGCTCCAATCTACCTCTCAGAGATTGCACCACCCAAGTGGCGAGGTGCATTCAGCACAGGCTTTCAGTTCTTCATAGGAATTGGGGTGGTGGCATCCAACTGCATAAACTACGCCACCGCCAAGCACAGCTGGGGCTGGCGTCTCTCCCTCGGCCTCGCCATAGTCCCAGCCACCATCATGACTGTTGGCGCCCTTTTTATTTCGGACTCACCCACAAGCTTAGTAGAACGCAACAGGGTCGACCAAGCCAGAAAATCCCTAGTTAAAATCCGAGGCAAGAACGACATCGAGGACGAGCTGGCCCTTCTTATCAAGGCCAGTGAAGTTGCCAGAGCCCTCAATGAGGAGCCTTTTGTCACCATATTTCAGAGGCAGTATAGGCCTCAGCTTTTGATCGGTGCGCTTGCTGTGCCGTTTTTCCAGCAGCTCAGTGGGATTAATATCATTGCTTTCTATGCTCCTGTTTTGTTTCAATCTGTGGGTTTTGGAAATGATTCTGCTCTTATTGCTTCGATTATACTTGGGTTGGTGAATCTTGGTTCGATCCTTGTGTCTACGTATATGGTTGATCGGCATGGTCGGAGGTTTTTGTTCATGGAGGGTGGCATCCAGATGGTCATCTGTCAG GTTGGTGTGGCTATAGTTCTGGCAGCTACGACAGGTACGGATGGCAACGGCCATATCTCAAAGGGCTATGCCATACTAGTTCTTGTAATGATGTGTTTTTATgctgctggttttggttggtcaTGGGGACCTTTGAGTTGGCTTATCCCAAGTGAAATATTCCCCATGAAAATTCGACCCACAGGCCAAAGCATGGGGCTAGCAGTAAACTTTGCCACCACATTTGTTCTCTCCCAAACCTTCTTGTCCATGTTATGCCATTTCAAATACGCCACGTTCTTGTTCTACGGCGGTTGGATTCTGGTGATGACCATTTTCGTTGCGCTCTTCCTGCCGGAGACTAAAGGAATCCCACTGGATCAAGTTCACACTGTGTGGGCGAAGCATTGGTATTGGCGCCGGTTCGTTGAAGGTAGCCCTAAGGTTAATGCCAATGAAAATGAGTAA